One region of Amphiprion ocellaris isolate individual 3 ecotype Okinawa chromosome 9, ASM2253959v1, whole genome shotgun sequence genomic DNA includes:
- the rpz5 gene encoding rapunzel 5, with amino-acid sequence MMNSVADWLVQNRDKIEKGVEIMGQASEVLASTVGQLHPVLEAVFVASAELLSNPEGKEARYLTQQFELVNQQLEGIQDEIDKIALELQRTSMNKQNFDREAQMLSQYEKFQDFVNAKPKFKEKKKEKFLSHFENTDGDLNLDALYNAVTGENTAGDPMLETVVTTEQRSRRAVEDFCARLKKLFVVGIIAVMGHAALKEGAVGEEMVKKWQQRMEDVEKRMKAAVDDCTENFAEQAKVDMEHLLQENPGTVDQDFTKTLLDSLVKKYDWVNWSVRAFNDRERIFFFNWLAGKKYHGSGGANWFDILTKNKIKVVVSFCVNPKPINKTQIQEQIEQQKLKGNMMAVALSLSKSFPNCLVHAVSHYKAVVETNNFHEDCYYYGKHKRAHLCIHPE; translated from the coding sequence atgatgAACAGTGTGGCAGACTGGCTCGTGCAGAACAGGGACAAGATTGAGAAAGGTGTGGAGATCATGGGCCAGGCCTCCGAGGTGCTGGCTTCCACCGTGGGCCAGCTTCACCCTGTCTTGGAGGCCGTGTTCGTGGCCTCGGCCGAGCTCCTCAGCAACCCGGAAGGCAAAGAGGCTCGCTACCTGACGCAACAATTTGAACTGGTGAACCAACAGCTTGAGGGGATCCAGGATGAGATCGATAAAATCGCCCTGGAGCTGCAGAGGACATCCATGAACAAGCAGAACTTTGATCGAGAGGCGCAGATGCTCAGCCAGTATGAAAAGTTCCAGGACTTTGTCAATGCCAAGCCAAAGttcaaggagaagaagaaggagaagttCCTCAGCCATTTTGAGAACACCGATGGCGATTTGAACCTGGATGCCCTCTACAACGCTGTCACCGGGGAGAACACCGCTGGAGACCCAATGCTGGAGACGGTGGTCACCACTGAGCAGAGAAGCAGAAGAGCGGTGGAGGATTTCTGTGCTCGGCTGAAGAAGCTGTTCGTGGTGGGGATTATTGCCGTCATGGGCCATGCTGCCTTGAAGGAGGGAGCAGTCGGGGAGGAGATGGTGAAGAAGTGGCAGCAGCGAATGGAGGATGTGGAGAAGAGAATGAAAGCAGCAGTGGATGACTGTACAGAGAACTTTGCCGAACAAGCCAAGGTGGACATGGAGCACCTGCTGCAGGAGAATCCCGGCACTGTAGACCAAGACTTCACCAAAACCCTGCTGGATTCACTGGTTAAGAAATACGACTGGGTGAACTGGTCCGTCCGAGCCTTCAACGACAGGGAGcgcattttctttttcaactgGCTAGCTGGAAAGAAGTACCATGGAAGTGGAGGAGCCAActggtttgacattttgaccAAGAACAAGATCAAAGTGGTGGTCTCGTTCTGCGTCAACCCCAAGCCCATCAACAAGACCCAGATCCAGGAGCAGATCGAGCAGCAGAAGCTGAAGGGGAACATGATGGCAGTGGCTCTATCTCTGAGCAAGAGCTTCCCCAACTGCCTGGTCCATGCTGTCAGCCACTACA